In Rhizobium sp. N324, a single genomic region encodes these proteins:
- a CDS encoding hemin-degrading factor, which yields MTEQTRPAPAEIRAFRAENPKLRERDIAAQLKISEAALVAAETGISVTRIDGSALKFLERVASLGEVMALSRNESAVHEKIGIFENIKSGVQAAIVLGENIDLRIFPSRWEHGFAVSKTDGDQVRLSLQYFDKAGTAVHKVHLRPNSNVEAYHAMVAALKLEDQSQDFVEAATSNIVDETADVSRDELRDNWSRLTDTHEFFGMLKRLKIGRQAAVRSVGDDYAWKLDNSATAEMMHASVKSGPPIMCFVANDGIVQIHSGPIFNVQAMSPWINIMDPTFHLHLRQDHIAETWAVRKPTKDGHVTSLEAYNAKGEMIIQFFGKRKEGSDERAEWREIMENLPRAASVAA from the coding sequence ATGACCGAACAGACAAGACCGGCGCCAGCCGAAATCCGTGCGTTTCGCGCCGAAAACCCGAAGCTGCGCGAGCGCGATATCGCCGCCCAGCTGAAGATTTCCGAGGCCGCCCTCGTCGCCGCCGAAACCGGCATCAGCGTCACCCGCATCGATGGCAGCGCGCTGAAATTTCTCGAACGCGTGGCGAGCCTCGGCGAAGTGATGGCGCTGTCGCGCAACGAAAGTGCCGTGCACGAAAAGATCGGCATCTTCGAAAACATCAAAAGCGGTGTGCAGGCCGCCATCGTTCTCGGTGAGAATATCGATCTGCGCATCTTCCCAAGCCGCTGGGAACATGGCTTCGCCGTATCCAAGACGGATGGCGACCAGGTGCGCCTCAGCCTTCAATATTTCGACAAGGCGGGTACCGCCGTGCACAAGGTGCACCTGCGCCCGAATTCGAATGTCGAGGCCTATCATGCGATGGTTGCCGCGTTGAAGCTGGAAGACCAGTCGCAGGATTTCGTCGAGGCCGCGACCTCAAATATCGTCGATGAAACCGCCGACGTCAGCCGCGACGAATTGCGCGACAACTGGAGCAGGCTCACCGATACCCACGAGTTCTTCGGCATGCTCAAGCGCCTGAAGATCGGCCGCCAGGCGGCCGTGCGCAGCGTCGGCGACGACTATGCCTGGAAGCTCGACAACAGCGCGACGGCGGAGATGATGCATGCCTCGGTGAAATCCGGCCCGCCGATCATGTGCTTCGTCGCCAATGACGGCATCGTCCAGATCCATTCCGGCCCGATCTTCAACGTCCAGGCCATGAGCCCATGGATCAATATCATGGACCCGACCTTCCATCTGCATCTGCGCCAGGATCACATCGCCGAGACCTGGGCCGTGCGCAAGCCGACCAAGGACGGCCACGTTACCTCGCTGGAGGCTTACAATGCCAAGGGCGAGATGATCATCCAGTTCTTCGGCAAGCGGAAGGAAGGTTCCGACGAACGCGCCGAGTGGCGCGAGATCATGGAAAATCTACCGCGGGCAGCAAGTGTCGCCGCATAA
- a CDS encoding energy transducer TonB family protein, whose amino-acid sequence MAISAKTRSRQVLIGEADADNSLNDNTPGMHPGHELPELRNAPRQPAGETVIHYTRFAQISSFPDHPQAEPAAPASAPPMDAAVEKQEDEQKPVRRRVALTCLGSLLFHTSLVVALALFMPQPPNEVIEDAGEAVSVIVFGDSDIDQTSAGDPELELKPDEIAAEEVKPDTFQSTTVTDELRPTETQPQEVTRVSPETAVAAEPEILVSQNPAETFVAQPMATVVPEQPAPDVVPTLVPQQAVTAPVQPMEVQPEEVKPVETAEASPKPEEKPEPKPTSKVEKPKPDKKEQPRKKVEPTGGKNGADRRDTTRGVTTGQDAPEFNGMSTASGRGDGIGSAAVANYPGKVQKRIRRAIRVPDEYKRMGGAISVRLRLTIDGTGRLSSVSVAGSSGIPDLDKVALDGVRRAAPFPPLPPEWGKASWSFTQEVQVTSR is encoded by the coding sequence ATGGCGATTTCAGCGAAAACCAGATCGAGACAGGTGCTCATCGGGGAGGCGGACGCCGATAACAGCCTGAACGACAACACGCCCGGTATGCATCCCGGCCACGAGCTTCCGGAACTGCGCAACGCGCCGCGGCAGCCGGCCGGCGAAACGGTGATCCACTACACGCGCTTTGCGCAGATATCCTCCTTTCCCGACCATCCTCAAGCCGAACCGGCTGCTCCCGCTTCGGCGCCGCCGATGGATGCGGCGGTCGAGAAGCAGGAAGATGAGCAGAAGCCGGTGCGGCGGCGGGTGGCTTTGACCTGCCTCGGTTCGCTGCTTTTCCACACAAGTCTGGTAGTCGCTCTTGCTCTGTTCATGCCGCAACCGCCGAACGAAGTGATTGAAGACGCTGGTGAGGCTGTCAGTGTCATCGTATTTGGCGATTCCGATATTGACCAGACGTCGGCGGGTGACCCGGAACTGGAATTGAAGCCGGATGAAATTGCCGCAGAGGAAGTTAAGCCGGATACGTTTCAATCGACGACTGTAACTGACGAACTTCGGCCGACAGAGACCCAGCCCCAAGAGGTGACCCGTGTTTCGCCCGAGACAGCTGTGGCTGCGGAGCCAGAGATTCTCGTTTCTCAGAATCCCGCCGAAACTTTCGTCGCTCAGCCCATGGCAACCGTAGTGCCGGAGCAGCCCGCGCCTGATGTGGTGCCGACCCTCGTCCCACAACAGGCGGTGACGGCTCCGGTGCAGCCGATGGAAGTTCAGCCAGAGGAAGTGAAGCCCGTCGAGACCGCCGAAGCGTCGCCGAAACCCGAAGAGAAGCCAGAGCCGAAACCGACATCAAAGGTTGAAAAGCCGAAACCGGACAAAAAAGAGCAGCCTCGGAAGAAGGTTGAGCCTACGGGTGGAAAAAATGGCGCGGATCGCCGCGATACGACGAGGGGCGTAACGACCGGTCAGGACGCGCCAGAGTTCAACGGCATGTCGACGGCATCAGGTAGAGGCGATGGTATTGGAAGCGCGGCTGTAGCCAACTATCCTGGCAAGGTGCAGAAGCGTATCCGCCGCGCAATTCGGGTGCCTGACGAATACAAGAGGATGGGCGGAGCAATTTCCGTGCGTCTCAGATTGACGATTGATGGAACGGGCAGGCTGTCGTCAGTTTCCGTTGCCGGTAGCTCAGGTATTCCGGATTTGGACAAGGTTGCTCTCGATGGCGTACGCCGCGCTGCGCCGTTTCCGCCGTTGCCGCCCGAGTGGGGTAAGGCCAGTTGGAGCTTCACCCAGGAGGTTCAGGTGACCTCGCGATAA
- the hemP gene encoding hemin uptake protein HemP has translation MMVEKPDNFKHVPLPSEPAAQHRIVESADLFRGANEIMIRHDGVIYRLKITRQGKLILNK, from the coding sequence ATGATGGTTGAAAAGCCAGATAACTTTAAGCACGTGCCGCTGCCGAGCGAGCCCGCGGCGCAGCACCGGATCGTCGAAAGCGCGGATCTTTTCCGCGGCGCGAACGAGATCATGATCAGACACGACGGCGTGATCTATCGCCTGAAGATCACCCGCCAGGGCAAGCTCATTCTCAATAAGTAG
- a CDS encoding DUF883 family protein — translation MSYSIFQSGRSRRNGTFHNLESGIEEQIEALRDDLAELTRLVGKSSRHQSEKIRSQAGAGYEELLGRSEDLLRELQRGYELGATEMRETVRKHPLATIGAAAVFGLAIAFLARR, via the coding sequence ATGAGCTATTCTATCTTCCAGTCCGGCCGCAGCCGCCGCAACGGCACCTTCCACAATCTGGAATCCGGCATCGAGGAGCAGATCGAGGCGCTGCGCGACGACCTCGCGGAACTGACGCGCCTCGTCGGCAAGAGTTCGCGTCACCAAAGCGAGAAAATCCGCAGCCAGGCCGGCGCCGGTTACGAAGAACTGCTCGGCCGCAGCGAGGATCTGCTGCGCGAATTGCAGCGGGGCTATGAACTCGGCGCCACCGAAATGCGCGAAACCGTGCGCAAACATCCGCTGGCAACCATCGGCGCAGCTGCCGTTTTCGGCCTGGCCATTGCCTTCCTCGCCCGCCGCTGA
- a CDS encoding response regulator → MTLSTRIAPHLPYLRRYSRALTGTQTSGDAYVAAVLEAIIADLTIFPDTANDRVALYKLFTQLFGSTAIQIPEPTSPYAWEQRATLNLSKVSPGARQAFLLASVENFRVAEIGEILELDEQDVMRLLDMASQEISRQVATDIMIIEDEPLIAMDIEQMVESLGHRVTGIARTHAEAVALYNKTKPSMVLADIQLADGSSGIDAVNDILKTSSVPVIFITAFPERLLTGERPEPTFLVTKPFNPDMVKALISQALFFNESTKVAA, encoded by the coding sequence ATGACACTTTCCACTCGAATTGCGCCGCACCTTCCTTATCTGCGCCGCTATTCCCGCGCCCTGACCGGCACTCAGACTTCGGGCGACGCTTACGTCGCCGCCGTTCTCGAAGCTATAATCGCCGATCTCACTATTTTCCCGGATACGGCGAATGACCGGGTGGCACTCTACAAACTGTTTACGCAATTGTTTGGTTCCACCGCCATCCAGATTCCGGAGCCGACCTCGCCCTATGCCTGGGAACAGCGCGCCACCTTGAACCTTTCGAAGGTTTCGCCGGGCGCCCGCCAGGCCTTCCTGCTCGCCTCCGTGGAGAATTTCCGCGTCGCCGAGATCGGCGAAATCCTGGAACTCGACGAACAGGATGTCATGCGTCTGCTCGACATGGCCTCGCAGGAGATTTCCCGCCAGGTTGCGACCGATATCATGATCATCGAGGACGAGCCGCTGATCGCCATGGATATCGAGCAAATGGTCGAAAGCCTCGGCCATCGGGTCACCGGCATCGCCCGCACCCATGCCGAGGCCGTCGCGCTCTACAACAAGACCAAGCCGAGCATGGTGCTGGCCGACATTCAGCTGGCCGACGGCAGCTCCGGCATCGACGCCGTCAACGACATCCTCAAGACGTCGAGCGTGCCGGTGATCTTCATTACCGCTTTCCCGGAAAGGCTTCTGACCGGCGAGCGCCCCGAACCGACTTTCCTTGTCACCAAACCCTTCAACCCAGACATGGTCAAGGCATTGATCAGCCAAGCTCTTTTCTTCAACGAATCGACCAAAGTGGCCGCCTGA
- a CDS encoding NepR family anti-sigma factor, which produces MTTRKKEAADQRKLELRASDILDPNNQIGVRLRSLYASAQEEAIPDRFLDLLEKLDHAEMMASAKMAE; this is translated from the coding sequence ATGACGACACGCAAGAAAGAAGCAGCCGATCAGCGCAAGCTGGAGCTGCGGGCAAGCGACATCCTGGACCCGAACAATCAGATCGGCGTCAGGCTGCGGTCGCTCTATGCCTCCGCGCAGGAGGAGGCGATTCCGGATCGTTTTCTCGACCTTCTCGAAAAGCTCGACCATGCCGAAATGATGGCTTCTGCCAAGATGGCCGAATAG
- a CDS encoding DUF2325 domain-containing protein — MARKGKKGSNREVRDVAGEGVAQASAGRSKLDGRSFLYVGGRDCQVAHLRQIASNFGAELIHHDGGLREAVSRIDTVLPSVDCVFCPIDCISHDACLRVKTGCKKFGKAFIPLRNGSKSSLERALNTMNERDNTR, encoded by the coding sequence ATGGCTCGCAAGGGCAAGAAGGGATCGAACCGGGAGGTCCGCGACGTCGCGGGCGAGGGTGTTGCTCAGGCATCCGCCGGACGATCCAAACTGGATGGCCGCAGTTTCCTTTATGTCGGCGGCCGTGACTGCCAGGTGGCGCATCTTCGCCAGATCGCCAGCAATTTCGGTGCCGAACTCATCCATCACGACGGCGGCTTGCGCGAAGCGGTGTCCCGCATCGACACCGTGCTGCCTTCGGTCGACTGCGTCTTCTGCCCGATCGACTGTATCAGCCACGATGCCTGCCTGCGCGTGAAGACCGGCTGCAAAAAGTTCGGCAAGGCCTTCATCCCGCTTCGCAACGGCAGCAAGTCCAGCCTGGAGCGCGCGCTGAATACGATGAACGAGCGAGACAATACCCGATGA
- a CDS encoding DUF423 domain-containing protein: MSLNARLEPALYLFAGLFGVAGVALAALAAHGGGQANLAASASTMCLAHAPALLALALGTTRLKTAWLAGFLMILGTLLFAGDLVTLRFTGAGLFPYAAPTGGWAMMLGWLAVAAGAVFRVRA; this comes from the coding sequence ATGAGCTTGAACGCGCGCCTGGAACCGGCGCTTTATCTCTTTGCCGGCCTGTTCGGCGTCGCCGGCGTGGCGCTCGCCGCCCTTGCCGCCCATGGCGGCGGGCAAGCCAATCTTGCCGCATCCGCATCGACCATGTGCCTTGCGCACGCTCCTGCCCTGCTGGCACTGGCTCTCGGCACAACGAGGCTCAAAACCGCCTGGCTGGCCGGTTTCCTCATGATTTTGGGAACGCTGCTCTTTGCCGGTGACCTAGTCACCCTGCGCTTCACCGGCGCCGGCCTCTTCCCCTATGCCGCCCCGACCGGCGGCTGGGCGATGATGCTCGGCTGGTTGGCCGTTGCGGCGGGTGCTGTCTTCCGCGTCAGAGCTTAG
- a CDS encoding heme/hemin ABC transporter substrate-binding protein encodes MTMRNNLRRIRPWQLALTAAVMALPLIPSVPAVKGFAFVRAAHAEDKKLDTSRLVSVGGDITEIVYALGEESRLIARDTTSIYPEAALKLPNVGYMRALSPEGILAMNPTAIIAVEGSGPKEALAVLKNASVPFETVPSPFTRDGIIAKIDRVGTLLSVSDKAKALEQKVASDLDAAITEAEKRPEAERKRVLFILSAQNGRIMASGTGTAADGIVKLAGAINAVGAFPGYKPLTDEAIIEAKPDIILMMNRGDGAGTKNEDLLAQPAIALTPAGEKKAIIRMDGIYLLGFGPRTAAAARELNAAIYGG; translated from the coding sequence ATGACGATGCGTAACAATCTGCGAAGGATTCGCCCCTGGCAGCTGGCCCTGACGGCGGCCGTCATGGCGCTGCCGCTGATCCCGTCGGTACCGGCGGTCAAAGGCTTCGCCTTCGTCCGCGCCGCCCATGCCGAGGACAAGAAGCTCGACACGTCGCGCCTGGTTTCGGTCGGCGGCGATATCACCGAGATCGTCTATGCGCTCGGCGAGGAAAGCCGGCTGATCGCCCGCGACACGACGAGCATCTACCCGGAGGCGGCGCTGAAGCTGCCCAACGTCGGCTACATGCGGGCGCTCTCGCCGGAAGGTATCCTTGCCATGAACCCCACGGCGATCATCGCCGTCGAGGGTTCGGGCCCGAAGGAGGCGCTGGCCGTCCTGAAGAATGCCAGCGTGCCCTTCGAGACTGTGCCGAGCCCCTTTACCCGCGACGGCATCATCGCCAAGATCGACCGTGTGGGCACGCTGCTCAGTGTATCCGACAAGGCGAAGGCGCTTGAACAAAAGGTGGCGTCCGATCTCGACGCGGCGATCACCGAGGCCGAAAAGCGTCCGGAGGCCGAGCGCAAGCGCGTTCTCTTCATCCTCAGCGCCCAGAACGGCCGGATCATGGCATCGGGCACCGGCACGGCGGCCGACGGTATCGTCAAGCTCGCCGGCGCCATCAACGCCGTCGGCGCATTCCCGGGTTACAAGCCGCTAACGGACGAGGCGATCATCGAAGCCAAGCCCGACATCATCCTGATGATGAACCGCGGCGACGGCGCCGGCACCAAGAACGAGGACCTGCTGGCCCAGCCCGCGATCGCGCTGACACCGGCTGGCGAGAAGAAGGCGATCATCCGCATGGACGGCATCTACCTGCTCGGCTTCGGCCCGCGCACAGCAGCCGCCGCGCGTGAACTCAACGCGGCGATCTACGGGGGCTGA
- a CDS encoding heme ABC transporter ATP-binding protein produces the protein MIEVSGLSVRLSGKSIINDVAFTAKAGELTAIAGPNGSGKTTTMKAISGELAYGGSVRIGGDEVKELKPWRLAALRGVLPQASTISFPFTVREIVRMGLTSGINLNPDKAEQTAAAALASVDLTGFEGRFYQELSGGEQQRVQLARVLCQIAEPVVDGKPCWLLLDEPVSSLDISHQLTIMTLARNFCERGGGVIAVMHDLNLTALFADRIVLMKSGRLAAAGSIGDVLTDETMLSVFGCALRINQVPADGTPFVLAHSAISER, from the coding sequence ATGATCGAAGTTTCCGGCCTCTCCGTGCGCCTTTCCGGCAAATCGATCATCAACGACGTCGCCTTCACGGCAAAGGCCGGCGAGCTGACGGCGATTGCCGGGCCGAACGGCTCCGGCAAGACGACGACGATGAAAGCCATCTCCGGCGAGCTTGCCTATGGTGGCTCGGTGCGCATCGGCGGCGACGAGGTGAAAGAGCTGAAGCCCTGGCGGCTTGCCGCCCTTCGCGGCGTGCTGCCGCAGGCAAGCACCATCTCCTTCCCCTTCACCGTGCGCGAGATCGTCCGCATGGGCCTGACATCGGGCATCAACCTCAATCCCGACAAGGCCGAGCAGACGGCGGCGGCAGCACTTGCATCGGTCGACCTGACCGGCTTCGAAGGCCGTTTCTATCAGGAACTCTCCGGCGGCGAGCAGCAGCGCGTTCAGCTTGCCCGCGTGCTCTGCCAGATCGCCGAGCCCGTCGTCGACGGCAAACCCTGCTGGCTGCTGCTCGACGAGCCGGTCTCGAGCCTCGACATCAGCCACCAGCTGACGATCATGACGCTTGCCCGCAATTTCTGCGAACGCGGCGGCGGCGTCATCGCCGTCATGCATGATCTCAACCTGACGGCGCTCTTTGCCGACCGCATCGTGCTGATGAAATCCGGCCGCCTCGCCGCCGCCGGCAGCATCGGTGACGTGTTGACGGATGAAACGATGCTGTCGGTTTTCGGCTGCGCACTGCGGATCAACCAGGTGCCGGCCGACGGCACGCCCTTCGTGCTCGCCCACAGCGCCATTTCCGAGCGCTAA
- a CDS encoding group II truncated hemoglobin translates to MSEKVTTLYEAIGGDPVVRALTLRFYELMDRLPEASHVRAVHPPSLHGSEEKFYEYMTGYLGGPPLYTDKRGHPRLRSRHFVAEIGPVERDEWLLCFRRALDETIASQALRDLIWAPVERLAYHMQNKAAEDKE, encoded by the coding sequence GTGAGCGAGAAGGTCACCACTCTATATGAAGCGATCGGCGGCGATCCTGTCGTGCGGGCGCTGACGCTCCGTTTCTACGAGTTGATGGACAGGCTGCCGGAGGCAAGCCACGTGCGCGCCGTGCATCCGCCGAGCCTTCACGGCAGCGAAGAGAAATTTTACGAATATATGACCGGTTATCTCGGCGGCCCGCCGCTCTATACCGACAAACGCGGCCATCCGCGCCTGCGCAGCCGCCATTTCGTCGCCGAGATCGGCCCGGTCGAGCGCGACGAGTGGCTGCTCTGTTTCCGCCGCGCCCTGGACGAGACGATCGCGAGCCAGGCGCTGCGCGATCTCATCTGGGCGCCGGTGGAGCGGCTCGCCTATCACATGCAGAACAAGGCCGCTGAAGACAAGGAATAA
- a CDS encoding RNA polymerase sigma factor: MEEKTQPSFKRELLAALPSLRAFAISLIGRHDRADDLVQDTIMKAWAKQDHFEMGTNMKAWLFTILRNELYSQMRKSGREIQDSDGLFTESMAMHPSQYGALDLQDFKKALDQLPPDQREAIILVGASGFSYEEAAEICGCAVGTIKSRVNRARQRLQELLQISGEADFGPDATSAPLTSKAFAF; this comes from the coding sequence ATGGAAGAAAAAACGCAACCCAGCTTCAAGCGGGAATTGCTGGCGGCCCTCCCAAGTCTCCGCGCTTTCGCAATTTCGCTCATCGGACGGCATGATCGTGCCGACGATCTCGTCCAGGATACCATTATGAAGGCCTGGGCCAAACAGGATCATTTCGAGATGGGCACCAATATGAAGGCCTGGCTCTTCACGATCCTGCGCAACGAACTTTATAGCCAGATGCGCAAGAGCGGCCGCGAGATCCAGGACAGCGACGGGCTGTTCACGGAATCGATGGCGATGCACCCCTCGCAATACGGCGCGCTCGATCTGCAGGACTTCAAGAAGGCGCTCGACCAACTGCCGCCGGATCAGCGCGAGGCGATCATCCTCGTCGGCGCCTCGGGTTTCTCCTACGAGGAAGCGGCCGAAATCTGCGGCTGCGCCGTCGGCACCATCAAGAGCCGCGTCAACCGCGCCCGCCAGCGACTGCAGGAGCTGCTGCAGATATCAGGCGAAGCCGATTTCGGCCCCGACGCCACCTCGGCACCGCTGACGTCGAAGGCGTTTGCGTTTTGA
- a CDS encoding FecCD family ABC transporter permease — MALPQAMMERRRPFPMAEIRVNRQAGDRTRLALLVIALLVIGSVFSMLFSVTTGASDASILDVIGNMAGSEAALSTRDRIIIFDIRLPRAILGFLIGASLAVSGTVMQGLFRNPLADPGLVGVSSGASLGAVTMIVLGGSLAAPLQALLGIYALPAAAFGGGLVTTLLLYRIATRHGQTSVATMLLAGIALSALALAMTGLLIYMANDQQLRDLTFWSMGSLAGATWTKIAAASPIILLSFTALPFMARGLNAITLGEAAAFHMGVPVQRLKNVAITGVAAATGASVAASGGIGFVGIVVPHILRMAIGPDHRFLLPAAALLGGSLLIFADVLARTLVAPAELPIGIITAAVGGPFFLWILLRQRSRLAL; from the coding sequence ATGGCCCTGCCGCAAGCCATGATGGAACGAAGGCGACCATTCCCGATGGCGGAGATCCGCGTAAACCGGCAGGCGGGCGACAGAACGCGGCTCGCCTTGCTGGTCATCGCGCTGCTCGTCATCGGCTCCGTGTTCTCGATGCTGTTTTCGGTGACGACGGGCGCCTCGGATGCCTCGATCCTCGACGTTATCGGCAACATGGCCGGTTCCGAGGCGGCACTCAGCACGCGCGACCGGATCATCATCTTCGACATCCGCCTGCCGAGAGCGATCCTCGGCTTCCTGATCGGCGCCTCGCTGGCCGTTTCCGGCACGGTGATGCAGGGCCTGTTCCGCAATCCGCTGGCCGATCCCGGCCTTGTCGGCGTCTCCTCCGGTGCAAGCCTCGGTGCCGTCACCATGATCGTGCTCGGCGGCAGCCTTGCAGCGCCGCTTCAGGCACTTCTCGGCATCTATGCCCTGCCGGCGGCCGCCTTTGGCGGCGGTCTCGTCACGACGCTGCTGCTCTACAGGATCGCCACCCGCCACGGCCAGACCTCGGTGGCAACGATGCTGCTGGCCGGCATCGCTCTCAGCGCGCTTGCCCTGGCGATGACGGGTCTGCTGATCTACATGGCCAACGACCAGCAGCTGCGCGACCTGACATTCTGGAGCATGGGCTCGCTGGCCGGCGCCACATGGACGAAGATCGCCGCCGCCAGCCCGATCATTCTCCTGTCCTTCACCGCCCTGCCCTTCATGGCGCGCGGCCTCAATGCCATCACGCTCGGCGAGGCCGCCGCCTTTCATATGGGCGTGCCGGTGCAGCGGCTGAAGAATGTCGCGATAACAGGCGTCGCCGCGGCGACCGGCGCATCCGTCGCCGCCAGCGGCGGCATTGGTTTCGTCGGCATCGTCGTGCCGCATATCCTGCGCATGGCGATCGGTCCGGACCATCGTTTCCTGCTGCCGGCCGCAGCCCTTCTCGGCGGCTCTCTGCTGATCTTCGCCGATGTCCTGGCGCGCACCCTGGTCGCCCCGGCCGAGCTGCCGATCGGCATCATCACCGCGGCGGTCGGCGGGCCATTCTTCCTGTGGATTCTGCTGAGGCAGCGTTCGCGCCTTGCCCTGTGA
- a CDS encoding sensor histidine kinase yields the protein MERALGSAGISILCQDARLSIFYAENLPPHFAALFTLGGGDAALFGDAHGRYLTALKHKVLETGIPDNAEVEIDVDGEMRTYELKIQRTGKRGTHGLLSVMAEVTESRHREKVLKSLLRELSHRSKNLLAIIQGIATQTARNTLSLESFLLKFRGRLQSLSNSQDLITDSSWRGAYLFELAEKQFAPYWPETAGSMPIYGINAHLTPNAAVHLGLALHELIVNSASFGAISGGAASITLNCRDAMIGDRKAIEVTWAEVLQNQSEVHEFSDNSFGRTVLERVVPSSVNGKAELNLVPGRIEYRLTIPETEFEIFKRV from the coding sequence ATGGAGCGCGCGCTCGGCAGCGCCGGGATTTCAATCCTCTGCCAGGATGCCCGGCTGTCAATCTTCTATGCCGAAAATCTGCCGCCGCATTTCGCAGCGCTCTTCACGCTGGGCGGCGGCGATGCCGCCCTGTTCGGCGACGCGCACGGCCGGTATCTGACGGCGCTGAAACACAAGGTGCTGGAAACCGGAATCCCCGACAATGCCGAGGTCGAGATCGACGTCGACGGCGAAATGCGCACCTATGAGCTGAAGATCCAGCGCACCGGCAAACGCGGCACCCATGGACTTCTGTCGGTCATGGCGGAGGTCACCGAAAGCCGGCATCGTGAGAAAGTGCTGAAATCGCTGCTGCGTGAACTCTCGCACCGCTCGAAGAACCTTCTTGCCATCATCCAGGGCATCGCCACGCAGACGGCGCGCAACACACTCTCCCTCGAGAGCTTCCTCCTCAAGTTCCGCGGCCGGCTGCAATCGCTTTCCAACTCGCAGGATCTGATCACGGATTCGAGCTGGCGCGGCGCCTATCTGTTCGAACTGGCCGAAAAGCAATTCGCGCCCTATTGGCCGGAAACGGCCGGCTCGATGCCGATCTACGGCATCAACGCCCATCTGACGCCGAATGCCGCCGTGCATCTCGGGCTCGCCCTGCACGAACTCATCGTCAACTCCGCCTCCTTCGGCGCGATATCCGGTGGCGCCGCCTCGATCACCTTGAATTGCCGCGACGCCATGATCGGCGACAGAAAGGCGATCGAAGTAACTTGGGCGGAGGTGCTGCAGAACCAGTCGGAAGTCCACGAATTCAGCGACAACAGCTTCGGCCGCACCGTGCTCGAGCGTGTCGTACCCTCGTCGGTCAACGGCAAGGCGGAGCTGAACCTCGTTCCCGGCCGCATCGAATATCGTCTGACCATTCCAGAAACCGAATTCGAGATTTTCAAGCGGGTGTGA
- a CDS encoding bleomycin resistance protein, with protein MNQGPDRIEVLPVLPSLDIDATLAFYRDRLGFANVVYQAEDYLILRRDDMELHFWRTEDAGLCEKTSVYLRGGGIGVLHAEYREKGIERLTEMEVRPWNMEEFYIHDPHGNLLRFGRVPQQRG; from the coding sequence ATGAACCAGGGGCCTGATCGCATCGAGGTCCTGCCGGTTCTTCCGTCGCTCGATATCGATGCGACGCTTGCCTTCTATCGAGACAGGCTCGGCTTTGCCAATGTCGTCTATCAGGCGGAGGATTATCTCATCCTGCGGCGTGACGACATGGAACTGCATTTCTGGCGCACCGAAGATGCCGGGCTCTGCGAGAAGACCTCAGTCTATCTCAGGGGCGGCGGTATCGGCGTCCTTCATGCGGAATATCGCGAAAAGGGCATCGAACGCCTGACCGAGATGGAAGTGCGGCCGTGGAACATGGAGGAATTCTATATCCACGATCCACACGGCAACCTCTTGCGCTTCGGTCGCGTACCGCAGCAGCGCGGCTAA
- a CDS encoding antibiotic biosynthesis monooxygenase family protein, with translation MYIAMNRFKVATGNEGDFETVWRNRDSSLAEVPGFVEFRLLRGKLDEEEGYTLYSSHTVWKSEADFQDWTKSENFRAAHRNAGDRKAMYKGPPVFEGFNVVDGI, from the coding sequence ATGTATATCGCAATGAACCGCTTCAAGGTCGCAACCGGGAACGAAGGTGATTTCGAGACGGTCTGGCGCAATCGGGATTCCAGCCTGGCCGAGGTGCCCGGTTTCGTCGAATTCCGCCTGCTGCGCGGCAAGCTCGACGAAGAGGAGGGCTACACGCTCTATTCCTCGCACACGGTCTGGAAGAGCGAAGCGGATTTCCAGGACTGGACAAAGTCCGAGAATTTTCGCGCTGCGCATCGCAATGCCGGCGACCGCAAGGCGATGTATAAGGGGCCGCCGGTCTTCGAAGGCTTCAACGTGGTCGACGGCATATGA